A window of Solanum stenotomum isolate F172 chromosome 3, ASM1918654v1, whole genome shotgun sequence contains these coding sequences:
- the LOC125858600 gene encoding MADS-box protein EJ2 isoform X2, giving the protein MGRGRVELKRIENKINRQVTFAKRRNGLLKKAYELSVLCDAEVALIIFSNRGKLYEFCSTSSMVKTIEKYQRCSYATLEANQSVTETQNNYHEYLRLKARVELLQRSQRNFLGEDLGTLNTKDLEQLENQLESSLKQIRSRKTQFMLDQLADLQQKEQMLAESNRLLRRKKKVQLDFHFDCVGKMELNIKLCINKIVSLTQRVSFSLLDCILLLHILGIILLIQMR; this is encoded by the exons ATGGGAAGAGGAAGAGTTGAGCTTAAGAGaatagaaaacaaaataaataggCAAGTCACTTTTGCTAAGAGAAGAAATGGACTTCTCAAAAAAGCATATGAACTATCTGTTCTTTGTGATGCTGAAGTTGCCCTTATCATCTTCTCTAATAGGGGTAAACTCTATGAATTTTGCAGCACTTCaag CATGGTGAAAACAATTGAAAAGTACCAACGTTGCAGCTATGCTACTTTGGAAGCCAACCAATCAGTTACTGAAACTCAG AATAACTACCACGAATATCTGAGGCTAAAAGCTAGAGTTGAGCTCCTCCAACGATCTCAGAG AAACTTTCTTGGTGAAGATTTGGGGACATTAAACACGAAGGACCTTGAGCAGCTTGAGAATCAATTAGAGTCGTCCTTAAAGCAAATCAGGTCAAGGAAG ACACAATTCATGCTGGATCAGCTTGCAGATCTTCAACAAAAG gAGCAAATGCTGGCAGAATCTAATAGATTACTCCGTAGAAAG AAGAAAGTGCAGCTGGATTTCCACTTCGATTGTGTTGGGAAGATGGAGCTGAACATCAAGCTATGCATCAACAAAATCGTCTCCCTAACACAGAGGGTTTCTTTCAGCCTCTTGGATTGCATTCTTCTTCTCCACATTTTGG GTATAATCCTGTTAATACAGATGAGGTGA
- the LOC125858600 gene encoding MADS-box protein EJ2 isoform X1 — MGRGRVELKRIENKINRQVTFAKRRNGLLKKAYELSVLCDAEVALIIFSNRGKLYEFCSTSSMVKTIEKYQRCSYATLEANQSVTETQNNYHEYLRLKARVELLQRSQRNFLGEDLGTLNTKDLEQLENQLESSLKQIRSRKTQFMLDQLADLQQKEQMLAESNRLLRRKLEESAAGFPLRLCWEDGAEHQAMHQQNRLPNTEGFFQPLGLHSSSPHFGYNPVNTDEVNAAATAHNMNGFIHGWML, encoded by the exons ATGGGAAGAGGAAGAGTTGAGCTTAAGAGaatagaaaacaaaataaataggCAAGTCACTTTTGCTAAGAGAAGAAATGGACTTCTCAAAAAAGCATATGAACTATCTGTTCTTTGTGATGCTGAAGTTGCCCTTATCATCTTCTCTAATAGGGGTAAACTCTATGAATTTTGCAGCACTTCaag CATGGTGAAAACAATTGAAAAGTACCAACGTTGCAGCTATGCTACTTTGGAAGCCAACCAATCAGTTACTGAAACTCAG AATAACTACCACGAATATCTGAGGCTAAAAGCTAGAGTTGAGCTCCTCCAACGATCTCAGAG AAACTTTCTTGGTGAAGATTTGGGGACATTAAACACGAAGGACCTTGAGCAGCTTGAGAATCAATTAGAGTCGTCCTTAAAGCAAATCAGGTCAAGGAAG ACACAATTCATGCTGGATCAGCTTGCAGATCTTCAACAAAAG gAGCAAATGCTGGCAGAATCTAATAGATTACTCCGTAGAAAG ctagAAGAAAGTGCAGCTGGATTTCCACTTCGATTGTGTTGGGAAGATGGAGCTGAACATCAAGCTATGCATCAACAAAATCGTCTCCCTAACACAGAGGGTTTCTTTCAGCCTCTTGGATTGCATTCTTCTTCTCCACATTTTGG GTATAATCCTGTTAATACAGATGAGGTGAATGCAGCAGCAACTGCACACAATATGAATGGATTTATTCATGGATGGATGCTTTAA